DNA sequence from the Camelus dromedarius isolate mCamDro1 chromosome 24, mCamDro1.pat, whole genome shotgun sequence genome:
TCCTGAGCAGCTGGAGGAGGTGCGAGAAGCCACGCGGCGAGAGACACACATCCTTCGCCAGGTCGCCGGCCACCCCCACATCAGTGAGGCTGCATTCCCCCACTCCTGTTAGCCAACACCCACCTCCTgctggccctgcccacagcccacTTCCCCAGCGCTGCCTCCACGcctctgctcccttcctcctGGCTCCGCTGCACCTCAAAGCAGCCTTTGGACGCCTATGGCCTCCTTTggttctccttccttcccagtaACAACCCACTGCTGCCTCAGGGTGGAAAAGGCCCTTCAATATGCATCTGCTcctttccatctctgtctctctgcctttctaCCTCTTTCCCCAGTCACTCTCATCGATTCCTACGAGTCTTCCAGCTTCATGTTCCTGGTGTTTGACCTGTGAGTATCTCCCTGCCCCAATCAAGAAGCTATCTCCTCACCTCCACGCATGGCCCCAGCCTTACAGCACAGTGGGCTGAAGACCGCCCTGCTCacaccttcctctgctccagctcAGGCCGGCCTGCCAGCCCGTGGCTCTGGCCCCTCTCTCTAGGCGCCCTGATTGAGGCAAGTTCTTCAAGAGTCCTAGTGACCAGCTAAATACAAAGGGTCTTCATGAGACCCTGTTTTAAGAGGAGAGTGTTCATCCATGAGCTGACCACGTATCAACAGACTCTCACTCACCAGCCTCCCGTTGTTTACCAGACTCCACTGGAGTCTGTCTCTGCCCATCAGCTCTTTTTCTGTAATGCAGACCAGTTGCAAGGGTACTTCAAAACACAATGGTTTGGATAAATGTTTAAGAGAGGCCAGTAGGAGAAATGTACAGTCTTTATACAGAAATAACCCTCTGTGAaaggcagaagggagggaggaagtgtcTGTTACACCATCACACAATTTGGCAGAACCTGATGTGTTCTTTATTTCAAGGATTGACAGTTGCAATTATAACCTCAGTTTtcaaagacaagataaaataagcaaaattcaaaataaagctGTATTCAACTTCCTTGCTACTGTTAACTGTGAAATTTTGGTCCGTGGTCTAAGTAGATTCACTTCAAAACACCTTTTTTGAGGGTAGTAATTCTCAGATAAGGACTTCCTGTAAATGTTTATCACAAGGCACTTATTCTTGCTAAAATAGCCCCCTCTTTGCACAATGCAGGTATTTCAACCTACAACCCATCGGGCCAAACTGCCCCTGACATCTAGTCCACTCTTGGAGTGCACTGTCTTGAGACCCTTTTGTCTGTCTACAGAGGGCTCTCTCTTTACTGGTCTGCTCCGTGGTATTTTCTGTGAACTCTGGCTTGTTTTCTCAGCTGCCACTGTGAGGTGTACCCATCTCCCTTCTGTCCCTTAGGATGCGGAAGGGAGAGCTGTTTGACTACCTCACAGAGAAGGTGGCCCTCTCAGAGAAGGAAACCAGGTAATGCCTgagcctgcagccctggggggtgagcagggagtggggtggggcagggagaggcagaggagacTGTGCCTCCCCCAGGTCCATCATGAGGTCTCTGCTGGAAGCAGTGAGCTTTCTCCACGCCAACCACATTGTGCACCGAGACCTGAAGCCCGAGAATATTCTCCTAGATGACAATATGCAGATCCGAGTTTCAGATTTTGGGTTCTCCTGCCACTTGGAACCTGGCGAGAAGCTTCGAGGTGAGGGGACCCAGTGCCCTAAGAGGCTTGGGAGGGAAGGAAACCCATCCCTGGCGCTGGTTGGCTGGGTCTGAGAACCGAATTCCAAGTACCAAGGAAAGGAGAGTCAGTGAGCACTTGACAGGTAACCCTCCGGGTGCAAAACCTTGTGTGCAAGTCAGAGTGGGCTACCTGACCTGGGGAGGATGGAGACAGACAAGTGAGCAGATGGTGGCACACAGCAGGCAAGGGGCTGTGCCGGGGAAGCCAAGAAGGAACACTGTAGGGACCTACAGAAAGAGGGCTCGGGACCTAGGCCTTGGGAGGCTGGGCCTGTCATAGGACAGAAAAGAGGATCCAGAGGATAGCAGGGCTTAGCTTCCCCTTTGGGGTCTGGTGGAGACAGGACCAGTGTGCTGCCTAGGTGCTATGGGGAGCCTTATGTGGCCAGATAGCGCTGCTTACCTGGTGCCCTGGGTCTCAGGTTCACCCAGTGTTAACATATTTGTTGTGACAGACATTTCTAGTGCcagaagaaaactaaacaaaGTTCAGCTGTGGGACTCCTCAAAGCCTGTAATATGCTTTCTCTCCTTCAATGGCTCCGTACTGGACTTAGtaatagctgacatttactgGGCCCTTCTGTGCAGTAGGCACCACCCTGAGTCTCTACACAGCGTGTTTCTCAACAGCTCTTTGAAGTAGATAGTATttgtgtctctgttttataaacgAGCTTAATGAGGtgaggtgacttgcccagggtcatgcagctgggatttgaacttgggcagtctgactccagagctcacGCTCTTCATCTCTGGACTTTCACATCTTACAGATCCTGTGCTTTATTTCCCTTTTGGCTTCCACAGACACTGCCCCATTCTACACCATCTTTGCCCCTGCCCACTCCACCCTCTCCCTTGGCTTTGGTAATTCACGTTTTACTTTAAAGCTCCAGGTCAGGTTAGATTCtgctttttgttcttatttctcctCTCTTTGTGACACATGTCTTACTCtgttatttgtttgctttttctggtAGATGGTGACTTGGTAAGGGCACATTAGATTTACCACTGTGTCTAGTatggtgcttggcacatggtaggcattcagtaaatatttggtgtATGAATGAATTTCCCAAGAAAGTTATTTTCAATTCATGCCTATTAAGATCTGGAAGTGTGCCATGGATCACAGTTTAGAAGTTGCTGGGATGGAAGAATTGGTGCCTGAAGAGATATAAGAAACTAAATATATAGATTTAGATCAAGTCATGAAGGGCTCTGTGTTGCAGGAGTCTAGATTTGATCCTGAGGCCATGATGGGAAGCCAGGGAAGGGTTTTAAACAAAGGACTTGGTAAAATAGCTCCTTTCCTACTCATTTCCCTTGGTTGAATGGTGGTTCCACTAACCACAGTAGAGATGATAGGAGGAGAAATAGATTCAGGCAGAAAGGAATGCTGAAAAGATTTAAGGTTTGTTTTCCATGTATGTGTGTAAAAATGTGGTAATAAGTTGCATGAGGAGTAGGTTGGGCTTGGCTAGAGGGTTGGAGGAGCCAAATGATACAGTTGGATAGGACCTTGTAGTGAATCCAAAAATCAGGTTTTCCCAGGAAGGCCACCAGCCTTGGTGGGTACTTGAATTGTTCAGCAGGGCTAGGATCTAATACTGAGACTtggcagagggcaggcaggagcAGAATGGGAACACTTGTGGCCCTGGTGGTGTTGAGGCTCCAGCAGAGGTCTGGTGTTAAGGGCCCGTCAAGGGGACTGGTGACATTCCATCAATCTCAGCCCTCTCTCCCCAGAGTTGTGTGGGACCCCAGGGTATCTGGCACCAGAGATCCTTAAGTGCTCCATGGATGAAACCCACCCAGGCTACGGCAAGGAGGTCGATCTGTGAGTTTCTGGTCCCCCCATCCCCTTTGTGTAATGTCCTTCAACACATTTGCCCATCACCTAGTCCTTCTGACCCTGATCTCTTTCCCAGCTGGGCCTGTGGGGTGATCTTGTTCACACTCCTGGCTGGCTCACCACCATTTTGGCACCGACGCCAGATCCTGATGTTACGCATGATCACGGAGGGCCAGTACCAGTTCAGTTCACCTGAGTGGGATGACCGTTCCGACACTGTGAAAGACCTGGTGAGCTGGGGCTGTGAGGGGGCTAGGAGGGAGGCCCCAGAGCCGCCCTTCATGCTCTGGGGTTTCCCCTAGATCTCAAGGCTGCTGCAGGTAGATCCTGAGAAGCGCATGACTGCGGAGCAAGCCCTCCAGCACCCATTCTTTGAGCGCTGTCAAGGCAGCCAACCGTGGAACCTCACCCCCCGCCAGCGGTTCCGGGTAAGCCTGAGAGTGTCAGGGTCTGGACCTGCTCCCCTGTCCCACGATTCTTTGTGGTGGGTGCTGCAGTAGCGCTCACACGACTCCCCTTCCCAGGTGGCAGTGTGGACAGTGCTGGCTGCTGGACGAGTGGCCTTAAGCATGCACCGAGTACGGCCGCTGACCAAGAGTGCACTGTTGAGGGACCCTTATGCGCTGCGGCCAGTGCGCCGCCTCATCGACAGCTGTGCCTTCCGGCTCTATGGACACTGGGTGAAGAAGGGCGAGCAGCAGAACCGGGCGGCCCTCTTCCAGCACCGGCCCCCTGGGCCTTTGCCCATGATGGGCCCTGAAGAGGAGGGGGACTCAGCTACTATTGCTGAGGACGAGACCATGCTGGTGCTGGGCTAGCACTTCAGCCCTGAGGAATCCCAAAGCAGAACCCTCCAGGAGGAGGATTTTTATCATTCCAGCCGCTCTGGGCTCTGACCTTGGGCCTCCATGCCTGGCCAGGCCCAGCCCGGATCACAATATCAGAGAGACCAACCCTGTACACCGTCCCCAGCTGGCCAGGGCTTTGAGATCAGAGCTGAGGTGGGAGAGAGCCACCCAGAGTGCCACACCTGGCCTTGTCGGTGCTGCCTGTGCCACGTCCGCAATAAAATCTGCTGCACACCAGGGAAGGCTAGTGCCCTGTATCTGGTGTCTTGCTTCATCAGGGAAGCCCAGAAGGTGCTCCGGAGTTGGGGGGTAGGGAGTGCTGCTATGGCCCAGGCCTTTATTGGGGAAAACGCTGGGGGTCACTTGGTCTTGTTCTTGCCTTTGCctggagggagctggaggggccGCTCGAGTGCGGTCAGCTTGCTGCTGAGCTTTTCCTCACTGGCCCTGAGCTTCTCCTCTATCAGTTGTTGGAGCTGCTGCAGCTCCTTGTTCATCTGGGTCTTGATGTAGGCTCGGAGGACGGAGACCTGGCCtgcaggggcagggaagagggggcGGGTCAGGAGAGATGCTGTCTGGGGCTGAGGGATTGCCCCCAGCGGGGCAAACACAACCACCAGGGTGCCCCCGGGGGCCACACGGGTGGCCGTGTTGCTTCAGGAAATGTCAGCCAGCCcttgtgtgagagagagatggaCAGAGTGACTAGGCTGGACTCTGGGTTGCTACTTAGTAGGTGGGTGACCTTAAGCAGATGATTTCACCTTCccaggcctcagcttcctcctatAAAAGATGTGGATAGTGATAGCACCTAGCAGCGAgggttgagaagattaaatgggtTAAGAGATTTTAAATGCTTAACACAGggcctgcctggcacacagtattgCCAAACGTGCTGGCTAGTCATTGATTTTATAATCCTTTTCTGGAGCTCCTGTTTCACCCCCAGCAGTTGGGCTTTTATCCGTTTGCCATCTTGGACTTCTGCATCAGAAATCATTTGGAGAAAGGACACCATGACCAAAACAAAAGGTCTGCAGCCCTGATGTGATCTAAACCCTTCATTTTAAACCTGCCCAAAATCACAGGGGACCCTAACCCCTCCAGGTCCTCACTTGGCTCTTGCTCTGGCTGGACCACCGTTTCAGGTTCCTCCTTCTGTGGGGTGACTGCCTGCTTCTCCACCTCTTcaccctcttctttctctgcaaGCCACAAGCAAGAAGATGGCTTCAGCCCTGGCCCCAGTCCCAGTGTAGTCCAGCCCTAGCCCCACCATTCTTCCTAACCTGTCTCATCCTCTGGCCAGAGCTTGGGTGGCTGTAGCCCCATGTAGGTCAAAGATAGGTCCAGCCGCacctgggaagagggaggaagagggcatCTGAGAGGACATCTGCactgaggggaagggggagatgaGGGGTGGCCTCTTGCAGCCCATGGCTCAGTACCTGCGGTGTGAAGACATATTTGTAGAGCTTGAAGTGGCGGAAGTAGGTGTTGACCACATAATCCGCCAGGGCCAGCAGCTGTTCCTCCTTAAAAAGGTTGATACTGAAGGGGGGTCGCTGTGGGGATGACTGGGAATTAGAGGACTGACCACCACCTGAAGCCCTCAGTTTTTCTCCAAGTGCCCAGCAATCCAGGAGCGGGAAGAGCCCACTGTAGCCTTCAGAGGAGATGAGGGTGATGAGTGTGAGAGAGGGCAGGAGACTGGGCTAGACCTTATCTGGGGAAGAGTGAAGATCCTATTCCAGGGGAACTGACCCTGACTCCATGGCAAAAAAGAACACTGGTGAAGTAGCGGTAACATTCCTCCACGTTGCCCAAGGGGGTTGCTGTGAGGGAAAGTAAGATGTGACAGTGAGTCCTCTCTCTGATAATCGTTCATTTTATTCACTCAACAGCTTCTTACTGAGCATGAGCTTTAGATGTAGACAGATGTAGGTAACAAATACAGAGTACCCATGAGGCAATGTTCTAGGCACTGAACAAGACAAGGTCCTGCCCTGAagaagcttatattctagtggaagTGACATGTAATAAACCAAGAAATACATGATTTTAGCTCTTGTTAAATATCCTGTAGGCAATCAGTTCCAGGAACAAAGCAGGAGCTATTGAGCACtgtgcatatatttacatatattacatgTAGTATTTCTCAGAACAGTTTGATGACAGCACTATGTCCTCTTGttatagataaggaaatagagCATTTGAAAGGTGAAATAACTTGTGCATGATAGTATTGCTAGTAGTAACAGAACAAAGATTTCAAGTGGTAATCATACTTTTACTTCCCCTGGTCACTTGtgccagcctcctcctctcccctggacTCAAACCCTCGGGTAGCCTCCTCCTCTTACCGATACAGGCCTTGTGAAGATCTTGGAGCAGGGCACAAGCTGTTGATGTCTGCTCCAGTGAGAAGCCCTGCTGGCGGCAGAAGATGAGTACATGGGAGAAGAGGTCCAGTGTGATAGCATCCCGCAGGCTCTGCTCAGGACAGGTCAGCCCCAACAGCTCGGCCAGCACccttggaagagagagaggaaggaatgagTGACAACATAAGCTTCCCTTCACCACCCCACACTAGTGCACAACTTGCTTTGGAGCCAGGCATTCCTCGTGCCTTCCCAGCCCACCCCTCTCAGCCTTCCCCAAGAGCTAGCTCTTTTTCCCCTCCCTGCGTCCCCCTCCCCCATACTCCCTCATCTCCTCAACGTTGGCTGTCTTCTCCAGCCTGTGCATGGAATGGATGTTCAGGTACTTCCTGTCAtaggaaaagaggggaaaaaggtGTTGGTGGCCATTATGCATCAGTCTTGTAACTGAGCTATGATGGCCAGAGCATAGGACTAGGAACCAAAAGACCTGACTTAGAGGTTTGGCCCTTCCACTAACTTACTGTGTAGCCTTAGGCAAAtcacttccctctctgggcctcattttctccatctgtaaataAGGGGTATGGCCTCAACGATCCCTTATGCTCTTCTTCATTTATAAAGCCTGGGGTTAGGAAATGTGAGTTCTTGTCTCTGCCACTCCCTTGttctatgaccttgggcaaattcccccctgtgagcctcagtgtccccacttATACAACGCACCACAGAGGCTGTAATAACACATTTACATCCTCAATCTTTGGCTCCATCTTTCTCACACTCTTTCTTTGGACTGGGGCAGCAGGAGACCTGGCTTATGGTCATCTTGGGTAATtgcatctctgggcctcagtctcctcatttgtaaaatggggatgttcTCACTGTTTGATAGGTTTGCTGGGGAAGcactaaaagaaaatacaagtgtGGAGGTTAACTTCCCGCCAAAGCTCTTTACACTCACCATATGCAGATCCGGGGGTGGGGCAGCGGCGGCTGCAGAGAGAAATAGGATTTGGCAAGGCACAGCTGTGTTGTTTCTGGTCCCTAACTCTTGGCCCGTCGCGAATCTCTGACGGGCCTAAGAATGCACTAACTTGCCATCTCATCTTAAAGACTACGTACAAGCAATGTCGGCAGGCTAGGCTTCAGCGGTCCCTAAGTACTATTAATGAGCATACTAACAAGCGAGGTAACACACCCCTGCATCTTCACCAAGGCAGCCCAGGAAGCGTCTTGAACGTTAGTAAACATAACGACGGGTGGCGCCCTGCTGGGGAGCCCTGTCATAAACATTCACGAGCGGACCACTCTGTCGTCCTCACCGGGAACAAGTTTGCTGCAGGATCTTCATCTGCGTCCACCGAGGCCACGGTCCCCAACTCGGTCCGCACACTCGTTCGCATCCGCATGGCCGAGTCATCCAATGAGCAGAGGTCTTTCTCGGGTTCTCGCCGCAGTTCGGAGTGCTGTTCAATCTCCGACTGCATTTTCAGCCCCTGGAGTTGGATGGACTTCTGGCGGATCATCTTGTCGCTCCTCTGTGCCGCAGGTCACCGCAGGTTCGGCCCTGCCTCGGTTCTGGGACAGCCGCTTCTCGGACAGCGACTGCCAAGGCCTGGCCCTCTGTCGACGCTTCAGCCAATCTACGCTGCAGAGGTCGGGTGTAGCCAATCCGCTGGAGGCGTCTCCCTCCGTCTCAACGGTGACCGTTGCTAAGGGGGCtcttggaggaggggagaaagcgTAAGGCGCTTGCCACTCAGTGAGAAGAGAATGCGCATGCGTAATAAGATGCGAGCCCCGCCCCCGTGGTTTCTTCGAATTTGCTAATCCGAGGCAGGCGCTGTCTTTAGGACTCGGGAGTGGAAGTGTGTTGTCGGTTACCATGGGAACTGTCCGCTGGCCAATCACCGAGAGAAAGAGGAGTTGTTCAGAAAGAAACCAAACGGAACCCGAGAGGCGGGACAAAGGGCGACCAATAGAAACAGGAAATGGAGAAGACTTCGCCACATCCGGCACTGTCTCTGGCGCCTGCGCTCTGTGCTGAGGAGGCTAGTGACGTCCGGTGAAGTCCAAGATGGCGGCGTTAGGTTGAACCTGCTGCCGGTGAGGGGCCCGGGGTCGGCAGGGCGGGGTCCAGCAGGTCTGTGCAGGGGAGGCTTGGGGCCGAGGAACTCTGGCTGCTTCCACATCTTTGCTCTCTGTCTTCTGCAGGTGACGGAAGTGCCCCCTACTCCTGCCTGACGTCCCTCGGGAGACCCTGCGCCGCTCCTCGCTGCCGCGGCCATGTCTGGGCCCGGCAACAAACGCGCTGCCGGTGATGGGGGCTCCGGGCCCCCAGAGAAGAAGCTGAGCCGCGAGGAGAAGACCACAACCACACTTATAGAGCCCATTCGTCTTGGGGGCATTTCTTCCACGGTTCGtgggctcctgccccagccctcacAACTTGCCAGAACTCCCATCTCTGTTCTCTATCCACATCGTCCAGAGCCTTACTGCCAGTTCCCCAAATTTAGCAAGATCCCCCTTACAGAACACTCTTGAAGGAAACCGAAGACATGATGTCTGCCTTCcctttgcagataagaaaacaggTCCCCAGAGAGTGTGTAACTTGTCAAAGACTTCAGAGtaagaaagaagcagaaacagaATGTGACCCTTCTTACAGCCAAGATGGTTTCTCTGTGGGAGTGGGAGCCTCTTTAAATGCTGTTAGCAGTTAGCCTGGGGATACTCCTCTCCTATCCTTTCCATTTactttcctctgtctctgtgaTTGGTTTCTTGGGCCCTGCTTGACCCTCTCCTCAGTCCGTCTGTTTCCTTGGTAGGAGGAGATGGACCTGAAGGTTCTGCAGTTCAAGAACAAAAAACTAGCAGAGCGGTTGGAACAGAGACAGGCTTGTGAGGATGAACTCCGAGAAAGAATTGAGAAGCTGGAGAAGCGGCAGGCCACAGATGATGCCACACTCCTCATTGTCAATCGCTACTGGGCCCAGGTGGATGCCCCTCTACTTTCCAAGACCTGGCCTTGATTCAGCTGCCTAGCCTCAGATGCCTCTGCTAGGAAAGGAGTATCATGCTGGAAAAGCACCAGAGGAATTCATAATATTTTTGGTGCTTTTTCCCTTCAGCTGGATGAAACTGTGGAAGCCCTTCTCCGACACCATGAGAGCCAAGGAGAGCTGTCTTCA
Encoded proteins:
- the PHKG2 gene encoding phosphorylase b kinase gamma catalytic chain, liver/testis isoform isoform X1 is translated as MTLDVGPEDELPDWAAAKEFYQKYDPKDVIGRGVSSVVRRCVHRATGQEFAVKIMEVTAERLSPEQLEEVREATRRETHILRQVAGHPHIITLIDSYESSSFMFLVFDLMRKGELFDYLTEKVALSEKETRSIMRSLLEAVSFLHANHIVHRDLKPENILLDDNMQIRVSDFGFSCHLEPGEKLRELCGTPGYLAPEILKCSMDETHPGYGKEVDLWACGVILFTLLAGSPPFWHRRQILMLRMITEGQYQFSSPEWDDRSDTVKDLISRLLQVDPEKRMTAEQALQHPFFERCQGSQPWNLTPRQRFRVAVWTVLAAGRVALSMHRVRPLTKSALLRDPYALRPVRRLIDSCAFRLYGHWVKKGEQQNRAALFQHRPPGPLPMMGPEEEGDSATIAEDETMLVLG
- the PHKG2 gene encoding phosphorylase b kinase gamma catalytic chain, liver/testis isoform isoform X2, with the translated sequence MTLDVGPEDELPDWAAAKEFYQKYDPKDVIGRGVSSVVRRCVHRATGQEFAVKIMEVTAERLSPEQLEEVREATRRETHILRQVAGHPHIRCGRESCLTTSQRRWPSQRRKPVSFLHANHIVHRDLKPENILLDDNMQIRVSDFGFSCHLEPGEKLRELCGTPGYLAPEILKCSMDETHPGYGKEVDLWACGVILFTLLAGSPPFWHRRQILMLRMITEGQYQFSSPEWDDRSDTVKDLISRLLQVDPEKRMTAEQALQHPFFERCQGSQPWNLTPRQRFRVAVWTVLAAGRVALSMHRVRPLTKSALLRDPYALRPVRRLIDSCAFRLYGHWVKKGEQQNRAALFQHRPPGPLPMMGPEEEGDSATIAEDETMLVLG
- the CFAP119 gene encoding cilia- and flagella-associated protein 119: MIRQKSIQLQGLKMQSEIEQHSELRREPEKDLCSLDDSAMRMRTSVRTELGTVASVDADEDPAANLFPPPLPHPRICIWKYLNIHSMHRLEKTANVEEMREVLAELLGLTCPEQSLRDAITLDLFSHVLIFCRQQGFSLEQTSTACALLQDLHKACIATPLGNVEECYRYFTSVLFCHGVRRPPFSINLFKEEQLLALADYVVNTYFRHFKLYKYVFTPQVRLDLSLTYMGLQPPKLWPEDETEKEEGEEVEKQAVTPQKEEPETVVQPEQEPSQVSVLRAYIKTQMNKELQQLQQLIEEKLRASEEKLSSKLTALERPLQLPPGKGKNKTK